The genomic DNA CACTTACCTGTTCTTTCAACTTGCCATAGACGGAAACATTTAGGGAGTgtcttttggctaaaaataaaatttccagagTTTTTAATTTTCCATATAACTACTGGGTTGAATGGAAATATGTATAGTTAAGACTATATCGGTGTAAAGGTACAATATAGTTGTTTCATTATCATCTCTGTTCCCAGGCAGGTTATATCAGCTCACAGTTATGTACTTATAAAGTATAGATTAACAAtagtaattaattaatcatttttatttaaaatacaaaaatatacatatatgaatgtaatgTTGTCATGTCATAGGTCCTTTTGAAGCGACTGTCTAtagttatttgttcatttaccaaAGGTTGGCGATCGATTTAAGAATAGTGATGAGGAATCTGACTCAGAATGGAGCTCCATATGAGTACGAACGCTGAGATGCTCAATATCCATTCATAGGAGCAGCCGGGGCTCCGTAGTCATTCATAGGAGCGGCGGGGGCTCCATATCCATTGCTGGGAAGGGCAGGTGCGCCATTGCCATTGGAACCATAACCGTtaccattttggtttccattctttttgccatttccatttttcttaccattcttgttttttcttccatttccgtTGCCATTTGAACCATAACCATTGTTACCGTTGCCATTGCCGTTACCGTTGTGACTTCTGCCATAAGGGTCGTAGACAACGACCCCAATCTGCTCGTTGACTGAGTAGAAGTCTTCAGCGTCAGCGCAGTCGAAGTTGAACCACCAGTCACAGACGAGGTACTGTTGGTTGAAGATGGTGCCGTTGGGGCAGAGGAAGGAGTCTTGCTGACGGCGTCCATTGGGCCTGTCCTGGCAGATGTGGAAGACCTGGCAGCCAGCCTCCCGATCGGTGTCGGCATAATAACCAGGGACATTCTGAGCATCGCAGGAGAAACCGGTGTCAGGGACGGAGGCCAAAATAGGGTAGTCTTCTCCAGGAACTCCTCCACCAGGAATGTTCTGGGCCAATTCAGCAAGAGGATCTACTCCGTAGGAGTTCCTAGGTGGGCCATAGGAATTGCTAGGAGGAGCTCCATACCCGTTGCTTGGAGGAGCTGGAGGAGCTCCATAACCATTGGAAGGAGGGCGTTGGTCAGCAGCTGCGAGACTGAGAAGAGctacaaaataaaaggaaaaatagtaaTCAAATATGAAACCTGTCAGACTGTCAATTAAAAATAGCAATAGCCAGTATTGTTTTATCAAGAAaagattgtttatatatatatatatatatatatatatatatatatatatatatatatatatatcacttattattttcataaagaagtattttttattcaaagCTACCTACCACACATTACAAAGGCCTTCATCGTCGGTGGTGTATATCGCTGGGATGTACCAGGATCTACAGAAGTGATCGACTGAGTGATGTCTTCTGGAGGGAGAAGCGAGTTTATATAGTACGTGGCTTCCGTgacttctttttcatttcatcttgACGACCTTTCTTGTCGTGCACTGGAGCAAGGACATATAAAATGCCTCATTTCATGAataattgcgagagagagagagagagagagagagagagagagagagagagagagagaatttagtgaTCGCTGCTAGCGTTTCCGAAAATCACCTGTAATACGGTTGTTACAGCTTTTGGTCTCCATAAGAGTGATAAGTGGTTTGTGTATCGTCTGgtcgttttctattttttatactgTTTTGCCAAAGGTGTCTTCAAATCCATTTTCCTCTTAACATTTCAATTTAAGCAATGCTtgctaaaatatataattccatcAAGAAAGACTTGTGTATTTTTACCGtctttctttttatgaattttgtcatataccagtatatattattcatacatattatagtagtgataattatttatttgtcagATAAATCTGATACAAGTTTTTCCTTTCGCATTTTATGCGTTAGTCCCTTTAACTTTCCCGTACAAATTAATTCCACCATCATAGTTATAGGAAGCAGTTTCATACTCGCTTTGATATTTTTCCGGTGGTATTTAAAAACTAGGTCTTTCATTTGTTAATGATTTTGCTGGATGTTTCCGAGTGCTCTTTGTTTTATAGTGTTTGAGGTGCCCACTTCGTAGATGGTGGGCTTAGGGAAAGCTCATTGGTGTGCACTTCTCCGCATACTATGTTGATAGTGCCAAGGTTCTATGGAGAAGTGCATCGTTTTATTGACCCaagttttaatgctttttttcaatttaatttaccTCCGTTTGCTTCTCCTTTCAGCAAATGTCCAAGTTCAGTTTCATCTTATTTAAGAACAATCCTGACGAGCCATGAAGAAGTACATTAGACTctcaagtataattaaaactactTTCTATTTATAATGAAACTTGTCTAGGATACTCGGAGAGCGTGTGCGTTTTAAAGATGTTCAGGAAATTGATCTTCATTATCAGATTTAAACATTGTATTGATTATAATCGTCAAGTTTTCCATGGCTGTTGTGAAAGATGATTTTTGTTaggtttaattaatatatatatatatatatatatatatatatatataacattatatatatatatatatatatatatatatatatatatatatatgtgtgtgtgtgtgtgtgtgtatatatatgtgtgtgatatatatatatatatatatatatatatgtgtgtgtggtgtgtgtgtgtatgtacatgtatatgtattgtatatatgtatatatatatatatatgtatgtatatgtatatgtatatatgtatatatatgtatatgaatatatatatgtatatatatatgtgtaatatatatataatatatatatatatatatatatatatatatatatatatatatattccaacaggggtttCATCAAGACAACAGatcacatgatcaatttattttatgttgtccaatgtaatctataaatatgaatgcccagatgccttggtacttatattggctcaacacggagattgttgcaagtccgttatcatagtcacatgggactcggCTAttggacgggatccaggatatcgaatcccgaagtcttgagtattcgaacacatgcctcaaaatgcaagattcttatggataaaacacatttctctatccttacctcaacaacccaagcatcctttctaacaacacttgagtcacttaacatcaaacacctatcatctaatttaaacaattatgtCTCTGCCACTCctctttcgttggcctgaagtgtagttcggtcggtcctcacggttctagtcattctgctcttcttctctgaactgataggtagtcttctaatacttataagcttctgtcaataattcatattttggattttatcttttactttattttactgttttttaaaaagaataaatttttattccagactgatgatgtgccaatgtcttggggcacgaaacgtctctttaataaattgatcatgtgagctgttggcttgctggaacccctgttggaatgtatagcagtctgcccgctgtcatatatatatatatgtatatatatataatatataatatatatatatatattatatatatgtatatgtatatgtatatatgtatatatatacgtagtatatatatatatatatatatatatatatatgtataaatatatatatatatatcatatatatataaatatatatatatatatatatagatatatatatatagatatatatacgtattatatatatgtgtgtgtgtgtgtttgcgtgtctgTGTATGCCTATATGTACATGtgttaaaatacattttattgtatatatgttatatatataatcatattatatatatatatatatatatgtacttataaagtatatatatatatactttataatagtatatatatatatatataatatatatatatatatatatatatatatatatacacacacacacacacgcaatcgCTTATTATCAACATGTAATGTATATGCTCTCTCAGTGACTTCTGTTGCCGTAACTACAGCTTGCGATATCAgtaaactaatgaaaaaattagACCCTCTttaagatatgatttttttttttttatataaaatgcacGAAAGTAACGCATGTCCACTTATATCTAGTGTAATTTGTAAATATCCagattaattataataatgagaCCGTAGgaatatttattcttcaaatgTTAAGATGAAATTACATACCTACTGTATGTAGACGACAGCTATAAAACTGACTCTTCCTTATGCCAGCCCCATCGACAAAATCACGGGAATAATATTCGCTACAGATATTAAGAAAGGAAGGCCGAATGCAAAAGGCGAGGAAAAAACAAATGCTTTGAGTATTATTTGCAACAAAACCTTCAGGTTAACAACCCTTTTCTACgacaattttagaataaaaagttTCAAGTACTTGTGCAGTTCTTCATTGAAGGAAGGAAATAATTGAATTCAACAGTTTTGTGTAACAGAATAGAATTTGAAAGGAGATAACTATAAGTTAATGAGTGATCTCAAAGAACGTGTGAAAGTGCAAAATACGATGCTGGACGAATGATTTGATTACTGCAATTGTGTTATTACCTCCTTATGACGAAGgacaattatttcaattttaaaattgaaatattaatatcaagGGTTCTAACGCTCGAGAGTCATTCGGAAGCGTTCTTGACAATTAAGTGCATTGTGAAAATTGCTGCTTTTTCCGATGAACCGAAAAAAAGATGCTCGGAgggtaattatttacttatatttctatcttatataaagttatattgaaataaaatggTATAAATCAATATTTATGCCCATTAGCTAATAAAAATTTCCTCCATCTACCTGTTCTCTTAACTTGCCAAAGACGCAGACATTTTGGGAATGGCTTTTGGctagaaataaaattttcagaGTTTTTAATTTTCCAAATAACTCCTGGGCtgaatgaaaatatgtataattaagaCTAGATCAGTGTAAAGGTGCAATATACTTGGTTCATTATTATATCTGTTCCCAGGCAGGTTATATCAGTCCACGATTATGTACTTATAAAGTATAGATTAACAatagtaattaattaataatttttatttaaatacaaaaatatacatttatggaTAAACATTTATGTTGGCGGGTCATAGGTCCTTTTCAAGCAACTGTCTATAGTTATTTGTTCGTTTAACAAAGCTGGTTGATCGAATTAAGAATAGTGATGAGGAATCAGACTcaaaatggagctccatatgAGTCCGAACGTTGAGGGGCTCAATATCCATTCATAGGAGCAGCTGGTGGTCCGTAGTCATTCATAGGAGCAGCTGGGGCTCCATATCCATTGCTAGGAAGGGCAGGTGCGCCATTGCCATTGGAACCATAACCGTTACCATTCTGGTTTCCATTCTTTTTGCCATTTCCATTGTTCTTaccattcttgttttttcttccatttccgtTGCCATTTGAACCATAACCATTGTTACCGTTGCCATTACCGTTACCGTTGTGACTTCTGCCATAAGGGTCGTAGGCAACGACGCCAATCTGCTCGTTGACTGAGTAGAAGTCTTCAGCGTCAGCACAGTCGAAGTTTGAACCCACCAGTCACAGACGAGGTACTGTTGGTTGAAGATGGTGCCGTTGGGGCAGAGGAAGGAGTCCTGCTGACCGGCGTTCCAATTGGGGGCCTGTCCTGGCAGATGTGGAAGATCTGGCAGCCAGCCTCACGATCAGTGTCGGCATAATAACCAGGGACATTCTGAGCATCGCAGGAGAAACGTGTCGGGGACGGAGGCCAAAATAGGGTAGTCTTCTCCAGGAACTCCGCCTCCAGGAATGTTCTGGGCCAATTCAGCAAGAGGATCTACTCCGTAGGAATTCCGAGGTGGGCCATAGGAATTGCTTGGAGGAGCTCCATAGCCGTTGCTTGGAGGAGCTGGAGGGACTCCATACCCATTGGAAGGAGGGCGTTGGTCAGCAGCTGCGAGGCTGAGAAGAGCtacaaaataaaagggaaaatagtaATCAAATATGAAACCCGTCAGATTGTCAATTAAGAATAGCAATAGCCAGTATTGTTTTATCAAGAaaagattgttttatatatatatatatatatatatatatatatatatatatatatatatatatatatcacttattgTTTTCATAAAGAAGTATTTCCTATTCAAAGCTACCTACCACACACTACAAAGGCCTTCATCGTTGGTGGTGTATATCGCTGGGATGGACCAGGATCTACAGAGGTGATCGACTGAGTGATGTCTTCTGGAGGGAGAAGCGAGTTTATATAGTACGTGGCTTCCgtgacttctttttcttttcatcttgacGACCTTTCTTTTCGTGCACTGGAGCAAGGACATATAAAATGCcgtattttacagagagagagagagagagagagagagagagagagagagagagagagagagagagagtaataaatgaTCAATTTATTGGTGAGGTTAATCAGAATTTAGTGATCGCTGCTAGCGTTTCCGAAAATCACCTGTAATACAGTTGTTACAGCTTTTGGTCTCCATAAGAGTGATAAGGGGTTTGTGTACTGTATTACCAAAGGTGTCTTGAAATCCATATTCTTCTTAACAGTTCAATTTAAGCAGTGTTTGCTGAAATATATAATTCCTTCAAGAAAGACTTGCGTATTTTTCCCGTctttcttttaatgaattttgttatatactagtatttattattcatattattgtaGTGATAATTGTTAATCGTCAAATACATCTGATacaagttttttcctttttttatgcgtGAGTCCGTTAACTATCCCGTACAAATTAATTCAACCATCATAGTTACAGGAAGCAGTTTCATGACCAGTTTGATATTATTACTGTGATGTTTGAAAACTaggtttttcatttgttaatgatTTTGCTGGATGTGTCAAGGTGCTCTTTGTCTTCTAGTGTTTGAGGTGCCCACTTCGTAGGTGGTGGGGTTAGGGAAGGCTTAATGGTGTGCATTTCTCGGCATATTGTGTTGACAGTGCCAAGGTTCTATGGAGAAGTGCATTGTTCCATTGACCCAGGTTGTaatgtttttttcactttaatttaCATCCGTTTGCTTCTCTTTTCAGTAACTGTCATAATAAAGGTTGTCTAGGATACTTGGAGAGGGTTTGAAAGATGCCTAGGAGGTTGATGTTCTTGATTAAATTTAAAcattatattgattataatcgTCTAGTTTGACTTGGCTGTTTAGaaagatttaattatattatatatatagtatatatatatatatatatatatatatatatataaattatatatatatatatatatatatatatatatatatatatttatatatatatatagatatatatatatatatatatatatatatatatatgttgtgtgtgtgtgaatgtgtgtgtgtgtgtgtttgaggatTGTCCAAAACATAagattcccaaagatttttcacaatgaaaaaaatgatttttggCAATGAATAATGCATTTTTAGAAAGCTTAGACTTCTTtctatttttcgacataatcgccGTTGAGTTCAGTTcatttttgcatgcggtgtaccatcttctttatgcctgaaaCGTAGAACTCTCCCACTGCGCCACGAAGGTAGCTTAAGACTTTCTTTCAGCTCCTGTCCGGTTCTGAAATGCATCCCACCCAGGTGTTTCTTCAATTCAGGGAAGAGATGGCATACCCTAAATGGTCTGTCAAAATGCAGGTCTTTCTGTCATCAGGGATCATCTCGCAGAGTTCCCGAACGGTCACCCTTCGATCTTTCAGCATTGTTTCTTCCACTTTCACAATTTTTTCGTCAGAAACCGATGGCCGTCCAGAATGCTGTTCGTCATGGACGTCTGTACgtccgtctttgaattctctgcaccatttgggcacgtgttgtacgctcatacacttttctccgtagacttcacacagttgggaatgaatgtccagcggagtgttttttttaactcaaagagcgtaattcgcacctggcgggAGAAGCAAGTGGAAGATCCATCTCTAAAGTCTGGCAAGCCATGACTGAACGCTGCAGACAGCTCCTCAGGGACGGGGGGCAGGGGGGGACTGGGAGACGGAAATCCAAGCTACACACCAGCGTCGCCGGATCCCGCGTAACAGTGTTTCTAGCTTCTGCAGCTCCTTGAGAACCTTATTTTACGGATCACCCaagtgtatttatgtgtgtgtgtgtatatatatatatatatatatatatatatctatatatatatatatatatatacatacacatatatatatacatatatatatctatatatatttatatataaatgaatatatatatcctcacacgcacacacacaatcactTATTATCAACATGTAATGTATATTCTGTCTCGGTTACTTCTGTTGCCGTAACAACAGCTTGCGATATCAGTcaactaaagaaaaaatcagaCCCTGTTTaagatatgaaatttttttatagataagATGCACGAAAGTAACGCATGTCCACTTATATCTAGTGTAATTTATAAATATCCagattaattataataatgagaCAGTAGgaatatttattcttcaaataTTAATCTGAAATTACATACTTAAATTAGGTATTTCTTAGCCTCAATTGTAACCGGTAGGCGTCAAACTACTGTATGTAGACGACAGCCATAGAACTGACTCTTCCTTATGCCAGCCCCTTCGACAAAACTACGGGAATAATATTCGCTAACGACATTTTTAGAAGTAAAAGTTTCAAGTACTTGTGCGACTCTTCATCAAGGGAAGGAATTAACTGAATTCAACGGTTATGTGTAGCAGCACAGAATTGAA from Macrobrachium nipponense isolate FS-2020 chromosome 22, ASM1510439v2, whole genome shotgun sequence includes the following:
- the LOC135198299 gene encoding pro-resilin-like, which gives rise to MKAFVMCALLSLAAADQRPPSNGYGAPPAPPSNGYGAPPSNSYGPPRNSYGVDPLAELAQNIPGGGVPGEDYPILASVPDTGFSCDAQNVPGYYADTDREAGCQVFHICQDRPNGRRQQDSFLCPNGTIFNQQYLVCDWWFNFDCADAEDFYSVNEQIGVVVYDPYGRSHNGNGNGNGNNGYGSNGNGNGRKNKNGKKNGNGKKNGNQNGNGYGSNGNGAPALPSNGYGAPAAPMNDYGAPAAPMNGY
- the LOC135198300 gene encoding pro-resilin-like — its product is MKAFVVCALLSLAAADQRPPSNGYGVPPAPPSNGYGAPPSNSYGPPRNSYGVDPLAELAQNIPGGGVPGEDYPILASVPDTFLLRCSEYFYSVNEQIGVVAYDPYGRSHNGNGNGNGNNGYGSNGNGNGRKNKNGKNNGNGKKNGNQNGNGYGSNGNGAPALPSNGYGAPAAPMNDYGPPAAPMNGY